A single Vigna radiata var. radiata cultivar VC1973A chromosome 8, Vradiata_ver6, whole genome shotgun sequence DNA region contains:
- the LOC111242310 gene encoding uncharacterized protein LOC111242310 isoform X1, with protein MDSEDEIDVNGKRRPDHTFVGVGIEGKMEMLETQFGIRCRNGVELGPWAADVLDIPHLGTCGVGKLALEVLGFDRDGSWRLLSWLYEDSYGDLLLPTVNVCCCYQIGRKLFEKPAISAKVGGVIRRNWLVWFGFRKSRFAVFVMIFLVFVGCIMKKFIM; from the exons ATGGATTCTGAGGATGAAATTGATGTGAATGGAAAGCG TCGGCCGGACCATACTTTTGTTGGCGTTGGCATTGAGGGAAAGATGGAAATGTTGGAGACGCAGTTTGGGATTAGATGCAGAAATGGCGTGGAATTAGGGCCATGGGCTGCTGATGTATTGGACATTCCTCATTTGGGAACTTGTGGTGTTGGTAAACTCGCTCTTGAAGTTCTTGGGTTTGATCGTGATGGAAGTTGGAGACTCTTGAGTTGGTTGTATGAGGATTCTTATGGTGATTTACTTCTTCCAACTGTCAATGTTTGCTGTTGCTACCAGATTGGGAGGAAATTGTTCGAGAAACCTGCTATTTCTGCGAAGGTAGGAGGTGTGATTCGTAGGAATTGGcttgtgtggtttggatttcGTAAGTCAAGATTTGCAGTGTTTGTAATGATTTTTCTAGTGTTCGTAGGATGTATTATGAAAAAGTTTATTATGTAA
- the LOC111242310 gene encoding uncharacterized protein LOC111242310 isoform X2 — MNFLSRPDHTFVGVGIEGKMEMLETQFGIRCRNGVELGPWAADVLDIPHLGTCGVGKLALEVLGFDRDGSWRLLSWLYEDSYGDLLLPTVNVCCCYQIGRKLFEKPAISAKVGGVIRRNWLVWFGFRKSRFAVFVMIFLVFVGCIMKKFIM, encoded by the coding sequence ATGAATTTTCTTAGTCGGCCGGACCATACTTTTGTTGGCGTTGGCATTGAGGGAAAGATGGAAATGTTGGAGACGCAGTTTGGGATTAGATGCAGAAATGGCGTGGAATTAGGGCCATGGGCTGCTGATGTATTGGACATTCCTCATTTGGGAACTTGTGGTGTTGGTAAACTCGCTCTTGAAGTTCTTGGGTTTGATCGTGATGGAAGTTGGAGACTCTTGAGTTGGTTGTATGAGGATTCTTATGGTGATTTACTTCTTCCAACTGTCAATGTTTGCTGTTGCTACCAGATTGGGAGGAAATTGTTCGAGAAACCTGCTATTTCTGCGAAGGTAGGAGGTGTGATTCGTAGGAATTGGcttgtgtggtttggatttcGTAAGTCAAGATTTGCAGTGTTTGTAATGATTTTTCTAGTGTTCGTAGGATGTATTATGAAAAAGTTTATTATGTAA
- the LOC106770478 gene encoding uncharacterized protein LOC106770478 has protein sequence MDSVQSFNLNGEQITTHVTKKKSTIRDVLESFLFSSESEQAKVIGIDIECHLSKDVDKTKCVTLHLCDGQSCLIIQLLHMNSIPVCLFNFLRLPSYTFVGVGIKDDLHKLEVEYGIRCKNAVELGPLAATVMKMPRLSGCGIDELTRVVNNLDLRKHRPLSAVFEDWGKYELGKKLAKLATVNVYSYYKVGSKLLEP, from the coding sequence ATGGACTCTGTTCAGAGTTTCAATCTTAACGGAGAGCAAATTACGACCCATGTCACCAAGAAGAAGAGTACAATCCGTGATGTTCTGGaatcttttttgttttcctcAGAGTCCGAGCAAGCGAAAGTTATTGGGATCGATATTGAGTGTCATCTGTCAAAGGATGTAGATAAAACCAAATGTGTCACATTGCATCTTTGTGATGGACAGTCATGTCTTATTATCCAGCTTCTACATATGAATTCCATTCCCGTATGTCTGTTTAATTTTCTTCGTCTTCCAAGTTATACTTTTGTGGGTGTTGGCATTAAAGATGATTTGCATAAATTGGAGGTTGAGTATGGGATCAGATGCAAAAATGCAGTGGAACTAGGGCCTTTGGCTGCTACTGTCATGAAGATGCCTCGTTTGAGTGGTTGTGGCATCGATGAACTAACCCGTGTGGTTAATAATCTTGATCTTCGAAAACATAGACCTTTATCTGCTGTCTTTGAGGATTGGGGTAAATATGAACTAGGCAAAAAGCTTGCTAAACTAGCTACTGTTAATGTTTACTCTTATTATAAAGTCGGGAGCAAATTGCTTGAACCTTGA
- the LOC106771337 gene encoding uncharacterized protein LOC106771337 isoform X3: MDHTIPREKDVEFDLESGGNTSEEDVGKDRYVSDKESKGALSWAGNRTPNIDGTYKGKTEIESFRNSAKSGDVVIIDENSLEVFMDRTFVQQQWSNVHGNHHKQKIKPFHPKKPPKPPLPPTGPSLDAGDQKFVKDLAELALRKRARVKKMKAVRKMKANKSSSSSTYTNLSAMVITVFFFLVIILHDFACRNQICE, encoded by the exons ATGGACCATACTATTCCAAGAGAGAAAGACGTTGAATTTGACCTTGAAAGTGGTGGGAACACTAGCGAAGAGGATGTAGGCAAGGATCGTTATGTTAGTGATAAAGAATCAAAGGGTGCTTTGAGCTGGGCGGGGAATAGGACTCCGAATATTGATGGAACATATAAGGGTAAAACTGAGATTGAGTCATTTAGAAATTCTGCAAAATCTGGAGATGTTGTGATTATAGATGAAAATAGTTTAGAAGTGTTTATGGATAGGACTTTTGTTCAACAGCAATGGTCTAATGTACATGGTAACCATCACAAACAAAAGATTAAACCTTTCCACCCCAAAAAGCCTCCAAAGCCACCCCTGCCTCCCACAGGTCCTTCACTAGATGCTGGTGATCAGAAGTTTGTCAAGGATCTTGCTGAGCTTGCCTTGAGAAAGCGCGCAAGGGTTAAGAAAATGAAAGCAGTGAGAAAGATGAAAGCAAAcaagtcatcatcatcatcaacttaTACCAACCTTTCTGCCATGGTCATTActgttttcttcttccttgtaATAATACTCCATG ACTTTGCATGCAGGAATCAGATCTGTGAGTAG
- the LOC106771337 gene encoding uncharacterized protein LOC106771337 isoform X1, with amino-acid sequence MDHTIPREKDVEFDLESGGNTSEEDVGKDRYVSDKESKGALSWAGNRTPNIDGTYKGKTEIESFRNSAKSGDVVIIDENSLEVFMDRTFVQQQWSNVHGNHHKQKIKPFHPKKPPKPPLPPTGPSLDAGDQKFVKDLAELALRKRARVKKMKAVRKMKANKSSSSSTYTNLSAMVITVFFFLVIILHGIRSVSSASVGVMDSPEAKFAADEGLISVRIPTNFNTNEGNVPASHSCMPFFPTQCN; translated from the exons ATGGACCATACTATTCCAAGAGAGAAAGACGTTGAATTTGACCTTGAAAGTGGTGGGAACACTAGCGAAGAGGATGTAGGCAAGGATCGTTATGTTAGTGATAAAGAATCAAAGGGTGCTTTGAGCTGGGCGGGGAATAGGACTCCGAATATTGATGGAACATATAAGGGTAAAACTGAGATTGAGTCATTTAGAAATTCTGCAAAATCTGGAGATGTTGTGATTATAGATGAAAATAGTTTAGAAGTGTTTATGGATAGGACTTTTGTTCAACAGCAATGGTCTAATGTACATGGTAACCATCACAAACAAAAGATTAAACCTTTCCACCCCAAAAAGCCTCCAAAGCCACCCCTGCCTCCCACAGGTCCTTCACTAGATGCTGGTGATCAGAAGTTTGTCAAGGATCTTGCTGAGCTTGCCTTGAGAAAGCGCGCAAGGGTTAAGAAAATGAAAGCAGTGAGAAAGATGAAAGCAAAcaagtcatcatcatcatcaacttaTACCAACCTTTCTGCCATGGTCATTActgttttcttcttccttgtaATAATACTCCATG GAATCAGATCTGTGAGTAGTGCTAGTGTTGGGGTAATGGATTCCCCTGAGGCTAAATTTGCAGCAGATGAAGGCTTGATTTCTGTTCGCATTCCCACGAACTTCAACACTAATGAAGGAAATGTACCTGCCTCTCATTCATGTATGCCTTTCTTTCCCACACAGTGTAATTGA
- the LOC106771337 gene encoding uncharacterized protein LOC106771337 isoform X2, translating into MDHTIPREKDVEFDLESGGNTSEEDVGKDRYVSDKESKGALSWAGNRTPNIDGTYKGKTEIESFRNSAKSGDVVIIDENSLEVFMDRTFVQQQWSNVHGNHHKQKIKPFHPKKPPKPPLPPTGPSLDAGDQKFVKDLAELALRKRARVKKMKAVRKMKANKSSSSSTYTNLSAMVITVFFFLVIILHGIRSVSSASVGVMDSPEAKFAADEGLISVRIPTNFNTNEGNVPASHSSI; encoded by the exons ATGGACCATACTATTCCAAGAGAGAAAGACGTTGAATTTGACCTTGAAAGTGGTGGGAACACTAGCGAAGAGGATGTAGGCAAGGATCGTTATGTTAGTGATAAAGAATCAAAGGGTGCTTTGAGCTGGGCGGGGAATAGGACTCCGAATATTGATGGAACATATAAGGGTAAAACTGAGATTGAGTCATTTAGAAATTCTGCAAAATCTGGAGATGTTGTGATTATAGATGAAAATAGTTTAGAAGTGTTTATGGATAGGACTTTTGTTCAACAGCAATGGTCTAATGTACATGGTAACCATCACAAACAAAAGATTAAACCTTTCCACCCCAAAAAGCCTCCAAAGCCACCCCTGCCTCCCACAGGTCCTTCACTAGATGCTGGTGATCAGAAGTTTGTCAAGGATCTTGCTGAGCTTGCCTTGAGAAAGCGCGCAAGGGTTAAGAAAATGAAAGCAGTGAGAAAGATGAAAGCAAAcaagtcatcatcatcatcaacttaTACCAACCTTTCTGCCATGGTCATTActgttttcttcttccttgtaATAATACTCCATG GAATCAGATCTGTGAGTAGTGCTAGTGTTGGGGTAATGGATTCCCCTGAGGCTAAATTTGCAGCAGATGAAGGCTTGATTTCTGTTCGCATTCCCACGAACTTCAACACTAATGAAGGAAATGTACCTGCCTCTCATTCAT CAATTTGA